TAAACGGactaaacattaaaacacatttatgtgatttctgcatcaccatgTAAATACATGCAAGGCTCCCACGGCTTCGAATTGTCGTTAAAAACCCCTGTACTGTACTATATATGCACAATACACAGCAGGTGTCTGCCCATTTTCTGCCAGgatggttatttctgttgcacagctcACTCccttctgcttttgatgctgtaacgtGCATGCCAAGTGTGAAATCCAATCACTCAATTAACCACCAGaataatcaataaaatactcaattactaaaataatcgaTAGCTGCAGCCGTAGTTTGGAGGCCCGCTGTATTCCATTAAGATGAGCAAGGTTTTGGTTTTGCTGTATTGGCTCACTGGAGAGGCTTCCTGAGCTACATGATGAAACAGAGCCACTGTTCTGTGGTTTTTATACTCTGataagtcaaaatgtctgctgtgaaaatacCCTAACGCTAAAACTGAAGCAACAAGATAAAATCTAGCCACATTTTACATATACACCTGTTATGTGAAAACGGGCCAACTGTCACAATATCAATAACAAATACCTGAGTCAGATATTACAGTGAAAGAGCTCTTTGTGATTGACTGTACACACCTTCAGCTGCTCCAGTTCACTGTCGATGTCAACGTTAAGGTTCGGATACATGGTCAGGAAATGTTCCGCCAGCATACGAAACCTGCAAAACACCAAGAAGGCAGACTTTAGGTGGTGGCCTCCATGTATTCATGCAGGTTTATGTGCAGACCCTCTGTTTGCAGATACACCTCCAAATATTAACTTTGCAGGATAAGATATGGGACAGATAAACAATTATACAATGCCTCCATCAAAGTCGGGTGGCAGCAGTTTTCAGATGGgtgctgccacctgctggcgGGAGAAGATACAGGCTGACAATAAATGTAGCAATGCAttccaatattttaaaaaagtctgATTATTCTGTTTATCTATCGTCTAGAGGGTTCTCCTATAAATGTAGAAAGCAGCTTTGACAAAAATCTGTTCAAATGCTCTTAAAATGTTCACTCAAACTAGTAACATGAGAagttattttatcatatttagGAAGGAATACACAATTATACTCATCAAATGCTCATCACAGAATGGTAAAACTGAGTGAAGACATTTCAATATTAAACGGTTATACTGTGCAAAGATTCAGCATCATCACTCTGAGATtcaaaaatgttccagtgttgaGCTAAAGTTCATAACAATTATCCCTGATACATTATTATATTGATCATATTGTAGATTACTGATCATGGGGAAACATGTAAGATGTAAAAATATGCTTACTTGTCCTCAAAAACCTTAAAATCTGAGACGAGGTCACAGACTCGCAGACCGTTTCGAGCAGCCTTTGAGGAATAGGCTGGACCGATGCCCTTTTTTGTGGTTCCCAaactgaagcacaaacaaaaacacaacacaaacaaccaaTTTATGATGACGAAAACAaacaatttcatccaaattaaTAACTTCCACTCTTGAACGCTGTCATACTACACATACGGTATTTAAACTTAATTAGGAGATTTACTTTTTCCCTTcttgctgctgccgctgctgctccTGGATTCCATCAACAGCTTGATGGAAGTTGAACACTAGAGGTGGATGGAGGGGACTGTCAATAAAAGAACACGTCTTTTTCAAAAATTGGGATGAAAAACTCCTACTTACCGATGTGGGCACGATCAGAAATCTTTAATCTCTCTTCCCATCCTTGTAAACCTgcaacaaatataaaaatacacattttcaaatgGTTTCACTGCAGCAAACATCTGTTCTACGTTAACTACGAGGTGGAAGAAGTTCCAAGTCTGTgcctataaaaagcaaaaaacctACTTGACTTGCACTGGACCTTTCTATACAACAATACACGACTCCCAGCACTCCCGTCACATGTGGATCGCTCCCTGCAAGTCTTCCTTTATGAATGCATTCAACACCATCTGCAGTACACGCTGGATGTCTTGACTGTGTCAAAACAGAGActcttcaacttgaatttcattcTGGGGGAGAAGGAGTTGTCACAGGGAGGCAAATCCAGAAAGTAGAGCGGGTGAGGGGTGATGACTTTGTTGATGCAGCCAAAAAACTTGAGGGTTTTCAACACGCCGTGCCATCAGGCCAACATGGCACACATCCCAGTTCAGATCGCTCATGTCAAATGCCTTCCCTCAGACACCTCAGGATGTTACAGTAGAACTGTGTTGACAGccttttaaggacaaattcatgATGCACAACCCTGTGAATGTCAAACACAACGATAAGCGGGCATGAGCTGTCTTCAGTCTTAGGGAGTACAGTTGATGCTGTTGGGTCTTTGGGTTGTAGAGCCACCTATCCCACTCCAGTGATGATCCCTGACATGTAGGTTGGATCAGTTTGACACCGAATTTTGTTTGCTCTCTGCACAAGGTTGAGGTCTGTGGTGAAATTGCAAACATCTTCTAGTGGCCAAAACAGGACTTCCAGGGAACATTTTGCCCatggcaggagcactgggagcagtgtATAAGATGACTACTAAAATGGAATAGTCGCTAAATTTAAATCAGTTAcagttgttgctttttaaaggCACAGTCTCAGAACTTCTTGATTGCACCTCATCTAGGTTCTCCTATTCAAGATGTTAATCTTTTGGGACCTTTCTTCTAAGTATGTCATTTCAAAATGAGTAATGTGACTACTGTTCTACGTGACACTTTACCTTTGCCTTTACGCAGGTTTTTTTCAGCCTCCTCAAATAAACCTGGTAGGTGTATCACCACTCCGTTGCCTACAATGGGAGATGAAACTTTTAATAATCCTCATAATCCTCATGTAGCAGCACGTTTTCCGCATGAGTAACAAACTGCAAATGTTTCCACTGAACTTTTATTTATAGAACACTTGAGTATTTCCTCCTTCCTCATTGCTGGTTGTTATAGCGATGGGAAAAATAGCAAACTAACAGACAGGAGAAATAAACAGGATCACAATAGTAGAACAATATCATGAAACTGAGAAATTTCAATACAATAATTAGTAATAACTAGTTAAGTAAAgggtttagtttgttttgttcttagCTGTTCCTAGCAGTGACAGAAACAGACAATCTTTATGGGGTGGGCAGGGGAAGACCATCATTCGCATACAAAACAGTACATTTTTTAGTTACTCACTCTTGTTATTTGCTCATACATGCAAGACTGCCATTTAGAATCACATTACAAATAACAGAGTATGATTAGCATTCTGATGTAACCCTCAATTGATTAAAACCTGGAAATGATTTCCTAAATTAGGCTTTTGTAAGTTTGATAGAGCTCATAAGAGAATAAGAATTTAAATCACATGAGATTAGCACACACAAGATTCTTGTGGCAAAAGTTTCTTTGTTCTGCATAGGACAGCCACCTAAAAGAGACATCCATTCagccttttgtttcttttttttggctgcAGACTCTGGGTtaatactacattgttcagtAGTTTCAAGCACAGAGCTCTCCATGGCAGGTTTCATCCCCGCACTCTTAAAGAGTATGTGCACGAGAGTCAATTAAATCCACAATTAAacacaaatcacacacacaaacacagcagtctGTACATTTTTCAGTCATCTTTGACTTGCTACACAATCAGTGGGAACATTTTCTGGTTGATCAAATCTACttggttgtttgtgttgttaatAAAATCTATCTGCGTCGCAAAAACggggtaaagaaatggttctgCAAAAAAGTTCTGCCAGAAAAATAGTAATTACTGGACTTAACTGTAGTTCTATGAGTACATGTAAAGACCTCTAACAGGCTCTGGTTCCAACAtgtttattaggtacacctcaCTAAACTAGGTCACTGAACTGTACTGACTGAGAGGTGTTGAGATCACTTAGTCGGCCTGTAACATCAGGGCGTCATCTTCAACAACAAGACAGTTCAGACCTGATAAGACTGTCTGCGGCTATTAGGATGCCCCACTGATAACTGCCATATActgatgttttactgttttattgggACCTTTATCATCCCGCCATCTGCAAGCAGTCTAACCACAGGCATTGTGTCCTACCGATGAAGGAGACAGCCTTCTTGTTGAGGACCCCGCTGGGCAGCAGGTGGAAGTCATACTCCACAGAGTCCACCACCACCGTGTGACCTGCATTGTTGCCTCCCTGCAAACAGCATACAACAGTCACAACTTGCTACAAGGCAAATTAAATCATCCACATAGAGGGCAGCTCCAATGTCCTCCTCTTGTGAACCCCTTAACTGTGAACACTAGGTCAAATGACTAATGCAGGAACTTTGGTTTCAGTAAGCAATGAGataaaatagctttttttcAGCTAAATGTCACAGGGTAAGAGGGAAAGCAGGGTGTTGACAGAGCCTTACATAACGTTATATTCCCTTCTTATCAGTGTGTGGGGGTCATATGCTGGATTCAACACACATTTGGTCAACACTGCAgtagataaaaacacaaacgcgCTACCAGTCTTTGCTAGCATCGATTTAGCGCTTCTACATCCGGGAGGTCAGACAAGGTTGTTGACGTAGGAGCAGGTCATGAATATTTAACGGCCGCTAAACGGTGCCGAATCTCCCCAAACTCCGGTGCTACAGTTACGGGACAGTTTACAGACAGCCACACGGCAAGAAACAGTAGGTCCGAGTGCAAAAATGTGGGTACCTGGCACCTGCATACAATATCCGCATCCATTGCCAGCAAGTCCACAACTTTTCCTTTGCCCTCATCCCCCCACTGAGCTCCGAGGACCACCGTCACTTTGTTCTGCGGCTCCTTCGGGATGCGGAGCGACGAGTCCTGGGCGACGCTCTCCCGCGGCCGCTTCATCACCGGCTCCCCGTTCAGGGACACGGTCTTTTGGCCGTTAACGTTCGCCATGCTGCCGTCAGATgccatgctgctgctgcccccCTCCTGAAGACCGGAATACCGTTTTAGCGCGTTCTGTGCTCTAGAGGAAGTGCTGCTCCTCCGATCTGCCGCTAGATGGCGGCGCTGCTTCTCATAGTCCCACTCCTGAacataaaatacacatatttaggTTTAATTTTCACTATATTACCTCTATATATCTAATATACCAGTTATATTTATTGCATTGACGCGCACATATTTTGTCAAACTAATTTTGTTTTGGTTAAATGACTCACAAAGATCACGATTTACAAAGAGCAAATGAGTGTGAAATAATCCCCCCTTCAACACTTCAGCCTTCGTTCTAATTCTCGCGATAACACAGGCTGAAGGGAAAAGGGTAAAATTTGTCAAGTGCTTGTGTGGATGACCATGATACACTACTCATTCATAGGGGTTGACGTGTGTATTGTCATGTGATGTAAAAATGTGGGCTTTTAAATACAATTCTGATAATCATCGTGGTTTGTCTGAACAgacatttaatgttaaaaaccATTTAATAAAGCAGTACATgcagtcatgaaaaaaaaaatatgaaaccacccttgttttcttaaACGTcatgttcatttcaatgcctggtaccactaaagatATATTTACCTGAGGAATATGATGTAcacgacaaaaaaatgcagctgaatccataatactttatgtcctgtTTTACATGCTTAAACTAATTGTATTCCCAGAgtatataagaggccatttcatgtcataagcagcacggCACATGcaaaggtctagagtggtttcctgcttacattgaagccgtagcacaactcagaagttgtcagctctcacatgatgcctaaaacaaaagaattatgtgaagccacaaaggcagccatcttggtaaATCTCTCTGTTTATTTGTCGACCAGAGTTTTATATTTGGCAATACACCAGTGAACCAGTAGCGAGGTATTTTACATCACCCAGAAATtattggtttggaaaagttaaaGTGGAGATCAGCTGTAGCTATGGAGACAGAGCTAGGATTATGATGGCGCATGCAGtagaagaaaacataaaaatgtagtGAAGAGAAACTCACTGTTCAGAGGAAAAATTACAGATGTTAAAAGAAATGATGGAGAGGCAAACGTAGAGCAGTGATAGTGTAATTACTCTCACTGCCAGAGAGTGGAGGCAGAAGTTCTGCACTGAATGTTTAATACTCGAACTGGTGCATCAAAGACATGTTGTTAGCTGCTAGGTGGCAGCAAAGACAACCTTTTCAACACCAGCCCCTCTGTGTACATTACTTGTGAGGCTCCTGTCATTATTTCCAGGTCACTGTCACTGTTTTTCCCGCTGCATTCCAGTTCAATTGTTCATAGAATCAAAACACAGCAAACTGTGCAATACAGTGTGTATCTGTATCCCAGCAGTGTTcaattctgtgtttattttctggGCTACAAGATCTCACATAATTAGTTGTAAACTGTGGTTTACTTAGTAAGAACACTGGGTAATGTGTGGTTTTATTTTAGTAGTAGCTCACATGACATGCACTGAAATGAGATTCTCTTTGCCGCTAACATCCCATAATCCACTGCATGAAACAGTCTAAGTGGAGAGCTGCACAGTTCACTCAGGTCTTTGATCTGTCACACAGTGGTGATGGTTGATACGTACACCTTCACTCACTCTACATAGATATTTTCTGATCAGACATAGCAGAATAACAGCACCTCCACATATTGCGTTATGGGAAACACTTTGccaaaattaatatttcagtCTTGTGCTTAAGAGATTTAAGCAGAACATTGACACATATAAATGCATAAACTGATCAGACCTAATAAAACTTTGTTCATAATTAGTATTCAGTCCAAAAAtcataaacagtaaaaaatgtgaattagtAATTGAACACTGGATGCAAAAGTAAAAGATAGATCCATCAATGTCATTTGACAAATGATGATTTTGCAAACATTAGATTAGTTTGCAGGCTGCATTTCAATTAAGAGCACACTATCTTAGATAGTGTCATATCATATGTAACAGAAATAGTAATTAAGTCGGTGTCCATTATACCTAGGCAGGCATATTATACCTGCTCAGTTTCACTTTACCTCtaaattgttattattgttttatcttGATGTGAAAATAACCATGGTGAGTGTGGGTGCAAACGTCTTATTGAGACTGAAATAGCAAATTTATCTGCATCTTCTCCTTCCAGTTTCATTTAGAGGCATTAAGGGCATCTCAGATTCAGCATAACATGAGATCAATAGATGTTTACTCtgaattcaatttcatttttgctgttcCTTTAATGACCCTGCAGTTTCATAtacaataaaattatatttcCCTAATATCTTTGTTGTAATTTCGGATTGTACATATCAAAGTGAGTTCTTACACAgcgaaacagaatgaaaatgacaCTCACAGAGCAACATGTTCAGGTTTTATTCACTTGTTTTATTCACgttaaaagcacaaaaagccACGGTTGATTCATAAATGCACAAAGTACATGAAACCCAAACTGTCTTGTGTGGATCGTACAGCGGGACAAACGCAGCAGTGGCCTACAGAACTGACAGGCAGATGTTAGAAATCACTGGCTGTCAATTCATAGGTCATCACCTTGTGCCCCATCACTTTTCAGCGGATtcaacatattaaaaaaaaaatcttcataaGCTTTCAGCAGGACATCAAGTAAAAATAActagaggagaaagaaaaaggaaagcagATGAGTGCAGGCTTCATGCCGTGTTCGGTGAATCTCTGCAGGTAACAGCACCTCCACTGGAACAAAACTTAACTTCCACATGGAGTTGCTGTTACATCCAGCAAGCACCAGAAGGCTCAGCGCTGAAGACAAACCATCACCTCTCTCAGCTCACTGGTGATCAAACCTACGATGAGATTCCAGCAGGTTCCTCGAGGCGGTCTGGTGATGAGACGAAAgcctgagagagaaagaagggagaagaAGCGCAGAGGTCAACTCAGGATTTGGGCTTGGAGGCAGCTTCTTTAGTACAAGAGGAGGCTCCTATCGAGAGTGACTTTGACCCTACAATTTCCTCCTCCCAGTTTTTATAGCCCGAAGTAAACGGCATCATTGCTCACGCTCCTCCAACTGCACAGCCAAAGGGCCAAGGCCTGTACAGATAACACAGATTTTATGGTCGCTGTCAACATGAGGGCGTCATTCAATATGCGAGTATATGGGTGTGTCTGACCTGTGTACCTGCAGCCCTGCTTTTCCTGCTGACAACCATCTTCATAATTACTAAAGGACTGGCTTCATACTCGATCACTCATTTGTCAGTTTGAACCTGATCCAGGTTCTATAAAGTCCTGTaataagtttttttctctttcattcatCCTATCTTGTTTGGCTTGCAGGTTTACATCTCAGTAGACTTTGCCTTCCAGTAAAACTGtgcccagaaaaaaaacagaacaataaactAATTCAATGATTAGCAGCCCTCATGGGGCATCTCTGCTTGTACTCGGTTGGTTTTAATTGTGTTAAGCAAACTAATCAGGCTGCATTCATGGCTTTTTAGGTACACACATTAGCATTAATTTGAAAATTACACCTAATTTGTATTGATCAATCCGTGAACCAAATAGCGTGGCACTTAAACACTTAAAAGATTTAGTTGTGACATTCACAAAGGTCTGGTTTGTcaggtttaaaagaaaaaaaaaacatactcaCCTTTACATTCAGCAGGGCCCCGTGGATTTCGCAGGCGAGGCCAAAGGTTTGAAGAGCAGCAGGGTGTCGTGACTCAGGCAGCAGGACCGAGAGAGCAGCTGagagacaacacaacacaacacagcagagcagaaatACAGCAGGCAGAGGCGAGACGGACGAAGACACAAACACGGAGCTCAGCGTCAGAAGGAGCTCCTTTTTTAGATGTAAATGTCAGCAATGACAGCGAAGCAATGGCAGCGAGGCAGGGCAGCCAGTTTAAGAGATCAGGAGTTGGCAGAAGGTTAATTATTACACTTGCAGTCAATATTTAACAGGCCCGGCGCCCTGCCCCTCAGTCCAACATCCTGATTCCACACTGACACAAACCGAGGGTAGGGCCAACATCAAGCACATCTCTTTTGTCCCCTGCACTAAATATGTATTCACAGCCTCACATGGCagccagaaaagaaaaaaaaacacccagtaCACCGTTAATGAAACTTTGAGAAACTTGAGCTCAGTGTCATTTATCATGCCATAATCCagaatatttttgcacattgttgagttttgtgttgtaaaataaactctcctcaattctacaattctacaatttcatttagcagacgcttttgtccccccctttttttttttttaatactttgtcagtgctaaataagtgctggggtttggaccacctgacttattctacccctaaagtggagtcagattaagtgcctaggtgttctctgaacaattgagccTTCAactgtctcttaaaagtagaaagggactcagcagaaagcacagagtttggtagattgttccaccatttgggaacaacag
This genomic stretch from Acanthochromis polyacanthus isolate Apoly-LR-REF ecotype Palm Island chromosome 17, KAUST_Apoly_ChrSc, whole genome shotgun sequence harbors:
- the adssl gene encoding adenylosuccinate synthase, like, with translation MASDGSMANVNGQKTVSLNGEPVMKRPRESVAQDSSLRIPKEPQNKVTVVLGAQWGDEGKGKVVDLLAMDADIVCRCQGGNNAGHTVVVDSVEYDFHLLPSGVLNKKAVSFIGNGVVIHLPGLFEEAEKNLRKGKGLQGWEERLKISDRAHIVFNFHQAVDGIQEQQRQQQEGKNLGTTKKGIGPAYSSKAARNGLRVCDLVSDFKVFEDKFRMLAEHFLTMYPNLNVDIDSELEQLKAYAERLRPLVTDGVYFMHKALTGPSKKILVEGANAALLDIDFGTYPFVTSSNCTVGGVCTGLGVPPSYVGRVYGVVKGYTTRVGVGAFPTEQDNEIGELLQSKGREFGVTTGRKRRCGWLDLILVRYAHMVNGFSAIALTKLDILDTLPEIKVGVAYNVDGQPLPSFPANMDVLMRVKVEYKTFPGWCCSTEAARSFEELPSQAQNYIRFIEDFLQVPVKWVGVGKSRESMIKLF